From the genome of Solanum lycopersicum chromosome 12, SLM_r2.1:
taaacaggtcgttacaatagataccaatttacccatcgttcgtccccgaacgatcacaagaagaaaagcaagggcgagaaagagtacctgaatctgtaaaaacatgtggatatctttcttgcatatcagcctcattctcccaagtggactcttcaattggtCGATTcctccactgaaccttgatagatgcaatatcctttgatctcaacttgcggacctctctacctaaaatagcaacaggctcctcctcataagacaaattctcatcaagaagaactgaatcccaacgaataatatagtttccatctccatggtattttttcagcatagacacatgaaataccgggtgcacacttgagagtcctggaggcaatgccaattcataagccacctccgcCATGCGATTCAagacttcaaatggaccaatatacctcggactaagcttacctcgcttcccaaaccgcatcacccctttcatgggtgaaaccttccgcaagacttgttcaccctccataaaatccaagtccctaacctttcgatctgcatattctttatGCCTGTTCagagctgctagaagcttctcctgaatAAATcatactttatctaacgattccctcaaaagatc
Proteins encoded in this window:
- the LOC138340347 gene encoding uncharacterized protein; the protein is MDFVVGLPKTLGKLDSICVIVDRLSKSAHFIPVKEKLLAALNRHKEYADRKVRDLDFMEGEQVLRKVSPMKGVMRFGKRGKLSPRYIGPFEVLNRMAEVAYELALPPGLSSVHPPVAILGREVRKLRSKDIASIKVQWRNRPIEESTWENEADMQERYPHVFTDSE